One Prolixibacteraceae bacterium DNA segment encodes these proteins:
- a CDS encoding transposase translates to MKDLFTAALHIEDPFYIDYLEFNSSKKRLDVHVSFRRGSKFSYKGECDLSVHDTREKRWQHLNFFENECFIIAKVPRVITSSGKVVTLPMSWEGTVSGFTLLFEALLLPLLSNMPVHKVSKLTGVYDDKLWRLLTNYVEKSKSTEDYSDLEIIGIDETSCKKGHNYVTLFVDLKKRRTVHVSEGKGSETIASFCEIIPHKKEQDKSIESDCIKQVSCDMSPSFISGVQKHLPRGY, encoded by the coding sequence ATGAAAGATTTATTTACAGCCGCTTTGCATATTGAGGATCCATTTTATATTGATTACTTAGAGTTTAATTCATCAAAAAAACGACTAGATGTTCATGTTTCATTTAGAAGAGGATCTAAATTTAGTTACAAAGGAGAGTGTGATTTAAGTGTACATGATACGAGAGAGAAACGATGGCAACATTTAAATTTCTTTGAAAATGAATGTTTCATCATCGCTAAAGTACCAAGAGTAATAACAAGTTCTGGTAAGGTTGTCACCTTACCTATGAGCTGGGAGGGAACAGTGAGTGGTTTTACACTACTGTTTGAGGCGCTCTTATTACCCCTACTTAGTAATATGCCAGTACATAAAGTATCGAAGCTTACTGGAGTCTATGATGATAAATTATGGAGATTACTGACTAATTATGTTGAGAAGTCTAAGTCTACAGAAGATTATTCTGATCTTGAAATTATTGGTATTGATGAGACTTCATGTAAAAAAGGGCACAACTATGTAACACTATTTGTTGATCTTAAGAAGCGAAGAACTGTGCATGTATCAGAAGGTAAAGGATCTGAAACCATAGCATCATTTTGTGAAATCATCCCACATAAGAAAGAGCAAGACAAATCAATTGAGTCTGATTGTATCAAACAAGTTAGTTGCGATATGTCACCATCTTTTATTAGCGGGGT